A segment of the Canis lupus familiaris isolate Mischka breed German Shepherd chromosome 37, alternate assembly UU_Cfam_GSD_1.0, whole genome shotgun sequence genome:
TTCTTTGCCTGTACCCCAGAGATGGAAATACAGTTTTCAAGAAGAGAAACTTGATCAGTGACATCCAGGGTCtctaattttatgtgttttcgGTTCAAGTGGTTCCAGATCATTTCCATGCCTGAAGTCTGTGATTTTATGCCCAACAATGTAAAATCCAGCACTGCAAGAAGCTTTTAGCTTTCCAATTTATGTGATATGTTATTACTGGCAAATAGAACTCTGGCTGATGTCTCCAGGAAGCCAACGCTAGTGTTGGGAGTTTAAAGGTTGAAGAACTGGGATTTAGGAATAATTAATATCAAATAATTCAAGAATCTGACATTTTCTAGGGAAAGAACTTTTATAAAGAGCCTAACCAAGGGCTCCAGTTTGCCTTGGACTGTTCTGGTTCATGCCTCTTGCCTGCgtgtgatcctttttttttttttttttttttctgcgtGTGATCCTTAATGGCACACACTTTCGCTCTCAAAAATGACTCAGGTTAAGCAACAAATTAGATGCTTGTTTTGTTCACAAGCCACCTGAATGGTAGATATGGAGCCCTGGAAAGCATGGGCTGGAAGGAGACTATAAAAAATGAAGAGCCATTAGCCATTTTTACAGCTAagagtggaggagagaggagcaaGAATGGGAAAGAAGACCACACCCCCCAGCAGCTGGTTGGAGCTTACAGACTGTTTAGAACAGGGCTACtaatattaaatttgattttattgtaCTGCTGTGATCTAAACTCCTCCCACAACCTCTATAATGAGGCTGGCTGCACACACAAATGCTTTATGTGAGAGATGGTTTAGGAGCTCCAGGAAAAGGAGCTATGTCTCCCACCTAAATCGGTGAGATGCATGGGGTGGGTCATATGGGGAGGACAAGATGATCCATCCAATAACAAGTTGAGAGGGGAGGGTGACTGGGGAAAGCATAAATAACTCATTCCCTTTCCAGAATTCCATGAGATTTTGAGTACATATGTGACAGGAAAAAGTGGGTACACAAATCTCCCACTCCACATGAAATGACATTTCAGCCATTTCATTAGAATCTCAAAGAATGGGATGCTTTAGATGGATTTTGACCTGAAACCATCAGCTTCATTGTAGAGCTTTATAAGAGACAGACCCAAAGACCATATTTAATTACTGCGGGATGCTACTAAGGATGTTGTTTGCTCTGTGCCCTCTTTACTAGGACCCACATGAAAACTTTCTTTTAGGTTTTAGTGCTGGGAATGGTTAGACTAGTCTTGAATAACTAATTTATTTGTCTCATGGACTCTATTAGTCATGGAACTGATCTTGTTTCCCCCCTCTGTCTTGGCTGCTGGATTCGAACCTGGCTTTATCTATAGCCAACAAAAGGCATTAGAATATGAGACTCCTTGGACTCAAATTTCACTCCTGGAAAATAAACATCCCCAAAGGAAACACACATACAGTCCTGGAAAATAAACATCCCCCAAGGAAACACAATACAGTCAAACCAGCTTCTTCAGAAAATGTGAattccttattttccatttagTTTTACTTTCCAGGTATGGTCATAATTCTTTACTTCCTACTAAAGTGATAGGAGGTTGAGTGTCCTTATGTGCATGTGATTTTGGTAGAAATCCTGAAATTCTTCTATAAAGCACATACCACAGAGACAGTGAATTCTATTTGGACTGCAAATCTGGAGGAATGAGGTATTGACATGGAATTGGCTGCTGTTAGAAGGATAAGGCATGCAAGAGGTGAGGGTGACTAATTTGCTTTTGAAGCTAAGGGAAGGGTTGAGATGCTAAGATGCTTCTCAGCTAAGATGCTGAGAAGGGGTTTAGATGCTGAGatgacttttcttatttattaatactTGGACTACATGGAAAAGATAGTGGAGATAGCCTAGGATAACTTTAGGTGTTACAGTAAATACCCACTTATCATTGTAGCTGCAAGATTATCCTTTTAAGACTAACCATAAATGTCGTTAGCCCAATTAAATTGAACCTTGAGTCTACATGGTTTAGGCTTTAAAAGAATGCTGGCAATGATATCCTCTATTTTATCCCCCTTAGAAGACAGTATTTCCCATCATAAAAACTCTGTTAATATGTTTGGCTAAGTGCCATTATTGCTTATGAAGgtttaagagacaaaaagaaaagcaggactCCATAGTGCCAGAAACACaagctaaatattttattggattcTAAAGGACAAAAGTGGAGAACATAAATACTTTAGTAAAAATCCATCACTCGTCTCAAAGAACCGACTTTGGCATTCATGGCACCCCAGTCAAGGTATCTCCTGTACTCCCCGGGCCTCAGGAGGTATTGCCTTCCCCTGTAACTGGGCATCTCATAGAGGACCCAGCAGCCATCCAGCACATTGAGGGAGTGGATTTCATTGAGATGGAAGCGGTCTTGAAGAGAGAGACAATCATCTGTGATCTCTGACATTTGTCCTCTGAAGTCATCTCGCTCATAGATCCTCATTCTGAAAGTGCCAGAGtgctggagaggcagagagaaaagcaaaggtaTGTGAACACAAATGGAGAGAACTTAGGGTTCTAGCTCCTACACCAACCAGGCCCCACCAGCCCGGAAGTTCTTGGAGTCTAGGTTTGCTTCCAAAACAATCCTGTTGTAGTGTTAAAGAGcctgcccccgcccgcccccccatCATCCACCAGGGGATCTAATGACTTATGGGTAATGCTAGGGACAGACTCAGCATCCCTTCAGTGTCATCCACCCAGTCTCTGTCCTTGGCAGCCAAAggtgtgtctcaaataaaatcgATCATGTTAAGGCTTGTTATCAGAGAAGGTCCTTCTCCAAAGAGAAAAGGATAAGTCATTGGAAAGCAAAGTCCCATTTGATCGAGTACTCTGGTTAGAAAGGAATCAATATTTAGCTATTTTCTGTAAGGCCAATGTTGTGGTTTTGTGTACACTGTGGAACATGAGATTATCAAGCTCTTGTGAAAAAGAAGATGacacattttctttgtctctctttttatcaCTTCAGCTTACTTCAGATTTCAACTTATCTGACCCTTAAGCTTTCTTTCTGGTCTCTTCTCTAGCTGTCTTCGTTTCCCTCAGCACCAAAAATCATGTCCATTAAGCTCTGTTTGGATGACACTATACCCCATGCCTCCCACACTTCAGCACATTCTTCTAAGAATTGTGCAATTACTCTCTAGGAAAAACTGAATCTCAAACTTTCGCTTTGGAGTTGGCCTTTCCTCTCATTTATACCTCTAAGGGAGCGAATAGATACTGACCATGAAATTAGAACCGAAACCAGCAGACAGGGGCCTATCTTCTCCAGgaagataattaaatataaaaatgagccAAAGCAAGCAAGCATATTTTTACCAATTAAGCAGACCCAGATTATAACTATACGTTTTGATATATTATTTCTGAATCCCTGCTGCTTGGAATGACAACTTTAGGAAGTTACATCTTAAACACACGGCAACTTCTGTTTTCCCTAGGTCCTGCTTTTTCACAGTCTTTGGCTTTCTAATGtattcaattatatttaaaatttaaaaaatctgagatcatgtgagtgaaaaaaagcaagcacCACAGAGTTCATGGAGAATGGCTTCCCACCAGGGACATCCTTCTAGAATGGACCGCAGAATGTCCCCCATCGGGGACATCCTTCTAGAATGGCTCATTCTCATCCTCTGCTCTCTGGTCGGAATGATCTGGTTGAAGAAGCGTATCTGCTAATGGCTTTCGTGTCCAAAGAGCCCCAGA
Coding sequences within it:
- the CRYGB gene encoding gamma-crystallin B, which translates into the protein MGKITFYEDRGFQGRCYECSSDCPNLQPYFSRCNSIRVDSGCWMLYERPNYQGHQYFLRRGDYPDYQQWLGFSDSIRSCRLIPQHSGTFRMRIYERDDFRGQMSEITDDCLSLQDRFHLNEIHSLNVLDGCWVLYEMPSYRGRQYLLRPGEYRRYLDWGAMNAKVGSLRRVMDFY